The following coding sequences are from one Methanonatronarchaeum thermophilum window:
- a CDS encoding 50S ribosomal protein L37ae, whose product MPKKIKSDPSKRYKARYGSKIRKKIAEIERESKATHQCPKCKTKSLKRNGTGIWKCRKCGKKTAGGAYKPKTPIGAKVKRTLKEVKQETEE is encoded by the coding sequence ATGCCCAAAAAAATAAAATCAGACCCATCAAAAAGATACAAAGCAAGATACGGAAGCAAAATACGCAAAAAAATCGCCGAAATCGAAAGAGAATCAAAAGCAACACACCAATGCCCAAAATGCAAAACAAAATCACTAAAAAGAAACGGAACAGGAATCTGGAAATGCCGAAAATGCGGCAAAAAAACCGCAGGCGGAGCATACAAACCAAAAACACCAATAGGCGCCAAAGTAAAAAGAACACTAAAAGAAGTCAAACAAGAAACAGAAGAATAA
- a CDS encoding KEOPS complex subunit Pcc1, translated as MHTLKLTIKTNNPKTTYKAIKPELKDAPNNRTKTQITKQNNKLQLQIQAKDTTSLRAATNSWLRWIMITTETNQITQQNHQQKT; from the coding sequence ATGCACACACTAAAACTCACAATAAAAACAAACAACCCAAAAACAACATACAAAGCAATAAAACCCGAACTAAAAGACGCACCAAACAACCGAACCAAAACACAGATAACAAAACAAAACAACAAACTACAACTACAAATACAAGCCAAAGACACAACATCACTAAGAGCAGCAACCAACTCATGGCTAAGATGGATAATGATAACAACAGAAACAAACCAAATAACACAACAAAACCACCAACAAAAAACATAA
- a CDS encoding DNA-directed RNA polymerase subunit P: MGYRCARCNEDVELDQERTGVRCPFCGYRILMKKRGSNPTHVKAR; the protein is encoded by the coding sequence ATGGGATATAGATGCGCAAGATGTAACGAAGACGTAGAACTAGACCAAGAACGAACAGGAGTACGCTGTCCATTCTGTGGATACAGAATACTAATGAAAAAACGAGGCTCCAACCCCACACACGTCAAAGCACGATAA
- a CDS encoding ABC transporter permease subunit produces the protein MQAISHVNKIKKVSIEMKWHYIAKKDFEDAIRSKVFLILIGIFILIVAGGVYAVSLIPEGFFREEIPLTSDFAVIALQSIFIVFVPLIALVAVFSSIAGERDSNSLRVLLSFPYTRLDVVLGKFIGRALVVTIPILIGFIVATFVIIGLYEELAIGNYLIFIALTILLAWSFIGIGIGFSAAAKTRTMAIGLAAGVYLLFLIFWDIIYLLIHYVIKGGVPGIGQWPEWLVWIDSVNPISAFGYLSSKYIGLEQFHEFANPLMLTGKETLPFYLTEPALILYLLLWMIVPVILGYIYFQKSDIS, from the coding sequence TTGCAAGCTATATCTCACGTAAACAAAATTAAAAAAGTATCGATTGAAATGAAGTGGCATTACATAGCTAAAAAAGATTTTGAAGACGCAATACGCTCCAAAGTATTCCTCATACTGATCGGGATATTCATATTGATTGTAGCAGGTGGCGTATACGCAGTATCATTAATACCAGAAGGTTTTTTTAGAGAAGAAATACCGTTAACAAGTGACTTTGCAGTTATAGCACTACAATCAATATTCATCGTTTTCGTACCACTAATAGCATTGGTAGCAGTTTTCAGTTCAATAGCTGGAGAAAGAGATTCCAACAGCCTCCGAGTACTATTAAGCTTCCCATACACCCGTCTCGACGTCGTGCTAGGAAAATTCATCGGAAGAGCATTGGTAGTCACAATACCCATACTAATCGGATTTATAGTAGCAACATTTGTAATAATTGGATTATACGAAGAACTAGCTATAGGCAACTACCTGATATTCATCGCCCTAACAATACTACTAGCCTGGTCATTCATCGGCATAGGAATCGGATTCTCCGCAGCAGCTAAAACACGAACAATGGCAATAGGACTTGCAGCAGGAGTATACCTACTATTCCTAATCTTCTGGGACATAATCTACCTCCTAATACACTACGTCATAAAAGGTGGAGTCCCCGGAATAGGCCAGTGGCCTGAATGGCTAGTTTGGATAGACAGCGTAAACCCAATCTCAGCATTCGGATACCTATCCTCAAAATACATAGGTCTAGAACAATTCCATGAATTCGCAAACCCATTAATGCTAACAGGAAAAGAAACACTCCCATTCTACCTAACAGAACCGGCCTTAATACTATACCTACTACTATGGATGATAGTACCAGTTATATTAGGATACATATACTTCCAAAAATCAGACATCAGCTAA
- a CDS encoding ABC transporter ATP-binding protein, whose amino-acid sequence MSVIFTDGLTKSYGDVLALEDLSIEVGEGEIFGFLGPNGSGKSTAINILFDLVRPSSGSASILGFDCQSDSVEVKKRTGFLPERCGIYSRLSGRKHIEFAIKSKGVNDDVEEVMKRVGILDAADRKAGGYSKGMKKRLCLGMALTGNPELIILDEPTSGLDPNGAREVRNIVLEERDRGATVFFSSHILDQVQRVCDRVAILKNGKLIAIDSIEGLRKEVGSKSGLRLVLEQTPTNLKEQLMAVDGVENVGIEGNKVVLTLEYEVSKNTVLEAVKESGAEVLDFETQEVTLEDLFASYISRKQN is encoded by the coding sequence ATGTCGGTTATATTTACGGATGGGCTAACCAAATCATATGGTGATGTTTTAGCTTTAGAGGATTTGAGTATTGAGGTCGGGGAAGGAGAGATTTTTGGTTTTCTTGGGCCGAATGGTTCTGGTAAGAGTACGGCGATTAATATTTTGTTTGATTTGGTGAGGCCTTCTAGTGGTTCTGCGTCTATTTTAGGTTTTGATTGTCAGAGTGATAGTGTTGAGGTTAAGAAGAGGACGGGTTTTCTGCCTGAACGGTGTGGTATATATAGTAGGCTTTCTGGGCGGAAGCATATTGAGTTCGCTATTAAGTCTAAGGGTGTTAATGATGATGTTGAAGAGGTTATGAAGCGGGTTGGTATACTTGATGCTGCTGACCGTAAGGCTGGGGGTTATTCTAAAGGTATGAAGAAACGGCTTTGTCTTGGTATGGCTTTAACAGGTAACCCCGAACTGATTATTTTGGATGAACCTACAAGTGGTTTAGATCCAAATGGTGCGCGTGAGGTGCGTAACATAGTTTTAGAAGAACGTGATAGAGGTGCAACCGTTTTCTTTTCCAGCCATATCCTAGATCAGGTGCAGAGAGTGTGTGATCGAGTAGCGATACTTAAAAATGGAAAACTTATTGCAATTGACAGTATTGAGGGATTGAGGAAAGAGGTTGGTAGTAAATCGGGACTTAGGTTGGTTTTGGAACAAACACCAACTAATTTAAAGGAACAGTTGATGGCTGTAGATGGAGTGGAAAACGTTGGTATAGAAGGCAATAAAGTTGTATTGACTTTGGAGTATGAAGTTTCTAAGAACACGGTTTTAGAAGCTGTTAAAGAATCTGGAGCTGAAGTCTTAGATTTTGAAACCCAGGAAGTTACTTTAGAAGACCTGTTTGCAAGCTATATCTCACGTAAACAAAATTAA
- a CDS encoding CDP-2,3-bis-(O-geranylgeranyl)-sn-glycerol synthase gives MLEIVVTALWLVIPSYVPNSTAVLFQGKTPIDFKYNFIDGNRLLGDGKTIKGFIGGGFCGTIVGTTQIFLAPTLNLPTFNESIFIVATLAFGALIGDMFFSFIKRRLNKKRGAPFPGVDQLDFLIGSLAITWILHPTWFTTNFTPQILLLAFILTPIIHLTVNRIAYKLELKDEPW, from the coding sequence ATGCTAGAAATAGTTGTAACAGCGCTTTGGCTGGTGATCCCAAGTTATGTTCCTAACTCCACTGCTGTCTTGTTCCAAGGTAAAACACCAATCGACTTTAAATATAACTTTATAGATGGAAACCGGTTGCTTGGCGATGGAAAAACTATAAAAGGTTTCATTGGAGGAGGATTTTGTGGAACAATAGTTGGAACAACCCAGATCTTTTTAGCTCCAACCTTAAACCTACCTACATTCAATGAAAGCATTTTTATCGTTGCAACACTCGCTTTTGGAGCATTAATCGGTGATATGTTTTTCAGTTTTATAAAAAGAAGGCTAAATAAAAAGCGAGGAGCACCATTTCCAGGAGTAGACCAACTCGATTTTTTAATAGGAAGTCTAGCTATAACATGGATCTTACATCCAACATGGTTTACAACAAACTTCACACCACAAATACTACTACTCGCCTTCATACTAACCCCAATAATACACCTAACCGTCAACCGAATCGCATATAAACTAGAACTAAAAGACGAGCCATGGTAA
- a CDS encoding nitroreductase family protein — protein MSDVLDCIVNRRSIREYTDQEVDNNRLYSILEAGRWAPSGLNNQPWHFILIDDQNQISRLATLTKYQQTMETSKALIAILLDENESYNKTKDIQAVGAACQNMLLAAHSLGLGAVWNGEILNKQKEAHKVLNTPKNLQLMAIICIGHPKQKQRKSERKPLTKIVHKNQYGNEL, from the coding sequence ATGAGCGATGTATTAGACTGTATAGTAAATCGACGTAGCATCAGAGAGTACACGGATCAAGAAGTAGACAACAACCGGCTCTACAGCATTCTAGAAGCAGGTCGATGGGCCCCAAGTGGATTAAACAACCAACCATGGCATTTCATATTGATAGACGACCAGAACCAAATCTCAAGACTAGCAACCCTAACAAAATACCAACAAACAATGGAAACATCCAAAGCCCTAATAGCAATACTGCTAGACGAAAACGAATCATACAACAAAACAAAAGACATACAAGCAGTAGGAGCAGCATGCCAAAACATGCTACTAGCAGCACACTCACTCGGCTTAGGAGCAGTATGGAACGGAGAAATACTCAACAAACAAAAAGAAGCCCATAAAGTATTAAACACCCCAAAAAACCTACAACTAATGGCCATAATATGCATAGGACACCCAAAACAAAAACAAAGAAAATCAGAAAGAAAACCACTAACCAAAATCGTACACAAAAACCAATACGGAAACGAACTCTAA